Proteins encoded by one window of Rhinolophus ferrumequinum isolate MPI-CBG mRhiFer1 chromosome 13, mRhiFer1_v1.p, whole genome shotgun sequence:
- the LOC117033236 gene encoding iron-sulfur cluster assembly enzyme ISCU, mitochondrial-like produces MAAAGAGRLRRAASALLLRSPRLPTRELSAPARLYHKKIQVDEKGKIVDARFKTLGCGSAIASSSLATEWVKGKTVEEALTIKNTDIAKELCLPPVKLHCSMLAEDAIKAALADYKLKQEPKKGEAEK; encoded by the exons ATGGCGGCGGCTGGAGCTGGCCGTCTGAGGCGGGCGGCGTCAGCTCTGTTGCTCCGGAGCCCCCGACTGCCGACCCGGGAGCTGTCAGCTCCGGCCCGGCTCTATCACAAGAAG ATTCAAgtggatgaaaaggggaagaTCGTGGATGCCAGGTTTAAAACACTTGGTTGTGGTTCTGCAATTGCCTCCAGCTCCTTAGCCACTGAATGGGTGAAAGGGAAGACGGTAGAGGAAGCCTTGACCATCAAAAACACAGACATCGCCAAGGAACTCTGCCTTCCCCCTGTGAAACTGCACTGCTCCATGCTGGCTGAAGATGCGATCAAGGCTGCCCTGGCTGATTACAAACTGAAACAAGAACCTAAGAAGGGAGAGGCGGAGAAGTGA
- the CRACDL gene encoding CRACD-like protein isoform X4 codes for MGPPPPGGLPAKRGDDAGMSSEDDGLPRSPPEMSLLHDIGPGTTIKVSLVSSSRPPSPDQLSSRHLNDAPVFPRTLDSSVAPVADFSYPPEFSSCLDNSAAKHKLLVKPRNQRSSKMRRLSSRAQSESLSDLTCTPEEEEYDEKPSPTVSSEDKPTAGQQDMVLDRGPEPGGPATMLPPGCPRVRRARLQHCPALSASAEEESTPGDNPSSRPTTPEVTELESSPAPCLESPFLPEGSLHPDPDSENQREELSLASTCPPARDIADEVVCASGDTESQLSPHIPGEDMTPPGPSPDTPVEMPSGPDRPDHNEQKEMELTLAVPSLEGEGTECSKAPAPSLPAPKSCLKHKALVASKSLSVSPTSPTSESPPEEPTPCGLDKDTTPLEPSRAELAESPQEVPEKVVREQKIARGGGEPRSVKKFSVSSGRAWPRTGHRERLGHPGPLGPAAAPSAIRLPLLKSSVAWRSEATLDDLQVPPVPQNRKLDPQEPPSPAECGSQDLGDRVASQAGPGRSPQDAENMPATSDSRPAAQEPPTCGDRSPFPVKLRSTSLSFKHRDVSSPEMKGIKRYSAEVRLEKGGLTLLSKEDKCPIGKAPTTRGARSPNDQEKGKARSSEQLGSKPPLPRKPLLQALTLPYPPASTDDSPGELDKAVLPSGPRKESRTAEKRLPRQGADKSLPPSATGPGAEGQPGPPWIAVTRQKRRGAPEQPANQQDKPGAQTLKSETGKQAKVLERAQEPMKQADFVRSKSFLMAPAKPTVDRRQGTKLCLQEGLQRGISLSHQNLAAQSAVMTEKELHQLKRASYASADQPSWMELARKKSQAWSDMPQIIK; via the exons GTCTCTTTAGTTTCCTCGTCCCGGCCGCCATCTCCAGACCAGCTCTCCTCCAGGCACTTGAATGACGCCCCCGTCTTCCCCCGGACCTTGGACAGCAGTGTGGCACCCGTGGCTGATTTCAGTTATCCCCCAGAATTCTCCTCCTGCCTGGACAACTCTGCAGCTAAGCACAAGCTCCTGGTTAAGCCCCGCAACCAGCGGTCGAGCAAAATGAGGCGGCTGTCTTCG CGGGCACAGTCTGAATCCCTGAGCGACCTGACCTGTACCCCAGAGGAGGAAGAATATGACGAGAAGCCATCACCCACAGTCAGCTCGGAAGACAAGCCCACTGCTGGACAACAAGACATGGTCCTGGACAGAGGCCCTGAGCCCGGCGGACCGGCCACCATGCTGCCACCTGGGTGTCCCCGCGTGAGACGGGCGCGCCTACAGCACTGCCCGGCGCTCAGTGCCAGCGCCGAGGAGGAGAGCACCCCAGGGGACAATCCCTCGAGCCGCCCGACCACCCCAGAGGTCACGGAGCTTGAGTCAAGCCCAGCCCCCTGCTTAGAGTCCCCATTTCTGCCAGAAGGCTCCCTGCACCCTGACCCCGACAGCGAAAATCAGAGGGAGGAGCTGTCCCTCGCAAGCACATGTCCCCCAGCGAGGGACATAGCTGATGAGGTAGTTTGTGCTTCTGGAGACACTGAGAGTCAGTTATCTCCCCACATCCCTGGGGAAGACATGACACCTCCTGGGCCCAGCCCTGACACCCCCGTGGAGATGCCCTCTGGTCCAGACAGGCCAGACCACAATGAGCAGAAGGAGATGGAGCTGACGCTGGCAGTGCCCAGTCTTGAGGGAGAGGGGACAGAATGTTCCAAGGCTCCTGCCCCAAGCCTCCCAGCCCCCAAAAGCTGCTTGAAGCACAAGGCCCTGGTGGCCAGCAAGAGCCTCAGCGTGTCCCCCACTTCGCCCACCTCGGAGTCACCTCCAGAGGAACCCACCCCCTGTGGCCTGGACAAGGATACCACCCCACTGGAGCCTTCCAGGGCTGAGCTGGCTGAGTCCCCACAAGAGGTACCCGAGAAGGTAGTACGGGAGCAGAAAATCGCAAGAGGCGGTGGGGAGCCTCGGAGTGTGAAGAAGTTCTCCGTGTCCTCTGGCCGGGCGTGGCCACGCACAGGCCACAGAGAACGGCTGGGACACCCTGGCCCTTTGGGCCCTGCTGCTGCCCCCTCCGCTATCCGGCTTCCCCTGCTGAAAAGCAGCGTGGCCTGGAGGAGCGAGGCCACCCTCGATGACCTCCAGGTACCTCCTGTGCCCCAGAACCGAAAACTAGACCCTCAGGAGCCACCCTCACCAGCTGAGTGTGGCTCTCAGGACCTTGGGGACAGGGTGGCCAGCCAGGCTGGGCCGGGCCGGAGCCCCCAGGATGCAGAGAATATGCCAGCCACCAGCGACTCCCGCCCCGCTGCCCAGGAGCCacccacctgtggggacagaagcCCCTTCCCTGTCAAGCTCCGGTCCACATCTTTGTCTTTCAAACATAGAGATGTGTCCTCCCCAGAAATGAAAGGAATCAAGAGGTACAGTGctgaggtcaggctagaaaagggAGGACTGACTCTGCTTTCAAAAGAGGACAAGTGTCCCATAGGGAAGGCCCCCACTACTCGGGGGGCCAGGTCCCCAAATGACCAGGAGAAGGGGAAGGCCCGGTCATCGGAGCAGCTCGGCTCCAAGCCACCCCTGCCCAGGAAGCCACTTCTGCAGGCCCTCACCCTCCCGTACCCGCCAGCGTCCACTGATGACAGCCCCGGAGAGCTGGACAAAGCCGTGCTGCCCTCAGGCCCCAGAAAGGAGAGTCGGACGGCGGAGAAAAGGTTGCCCCGCCAGGGAGCTG ATAAGAGTCTGCCTCCCTCAGCAACGGGGCCTGGAGCTGAGGGCCAGCCTGGGCCACCCTGGATCGCCGTCACTCGGCAGAAGCGGCGAGGGGCCCCAGAGCAGCCAGCCAACCAGCAGGACAAGCCTGGCGCCCAGACCCTGAAGTCTGAAACAGGAAAGCAAGCGAAGGTGCTGGAGAGAGCTCAG GAGCCCATGAAGCAAGCCGACTTTGTCCGCAGCAAGTCTTTCCTGATGGCCCCAGCTAAGCCCACTGTGGACCGGAGACAGGGGACAAAGCTGTGCCTCCAGGAGGGGCTGCAAAGAGGGATCTCCTTGTCCCATCAGAACTTGG CAGCTCAGTCTGCAGTGATGACGGAGAAAGAATTGCATCAGCTGAAGAGAGCCAGTTATGCCAGTGCAGACCAGCCATCCTGGATGGAACTTGCCAGAAAGAAATCTCAAGCTTGGAGTGACATGCCCCAAATTATAAAATAG